The following are from one region of the Veillonella nakazawae genome:
- a CDS encoding ABC transporter substrate-binding protein codes for MNKSMLKKAAIFGLAGVMAVAAGCGSNKDAGNANSNEAKIALLTTTTGGAAAYGESIKAGAELAVSEINADANAVKINLLVEDTKGDKNEAINAMNKVISKDKVVAVIGPMLSGEMMAAGPVANKSKIVALGTSTTAEGITDIGDYIFRNAVPESLAVDTAIKEAHKTLGFKTAAIMYSNNNDQMVSVNNTARKALEAEGVQIVDTETFADKDTDFSAQLTKIQQAKPDVIVVASLYQEGALIMKKMREMGMNQPVIGSNGFNSPEFIKIAGAAADGVIVGTPWFPNKDDQKVKDFRKAYKDKYGKEPDQFAAQAYDAVYLYEAALKKAGSTTDREKFRDALKNIADFVGVTGQFKFNEKRDPSMEVQVLQIKNGQFDALKK; via the coding sequence ATGAATAAATCCATGTTAAAAAAAGCAGCCATTTTTGGTCTTGCTGGTGTAATGGCAGTTGCTGCTGGTTGTGGCAGTAATAAAGATGCAGGTAATGCAAATAGCAATGAAGCTAAAATTGCATTGTTAACAACAACAACTGGTGGTGCAGCGGCATATGGTGAATCCATTAAAGCTGGTGCAGAATTGGCAGTAAGCGAAATCAACGCTGATGCAAATGCTGTTAAAATCAACTTGTTAGTAGAAGATACTAAAGGTGATAAAAACGAAGCTATCAATGCAATGAATAAAGTAATTTCTAAAGATAAAGTTGTAGCTGTTATTGGCCCAATGTTATCTGGCGAAATGATGGCAGCAGGTCCTGTAGCAAACAAAAGCAAAATCGTAGCTCTTGGCACATCTACAACTGCTGAAGGTATTACAGATATCGGCGATTACATTTTCCGTAACGCTGTACCAGAATCCTTGGCTGTAGATACTGCAATTAAAGAAGCACATAAAACTTTAGGCTTCAAAACTGCAGCTATTATGTACTCCAACAACAATGACCAAATGGTATCTGTAAATAATACAGCTCGCAAAGCATTGGAAGCTGAAGGTGTACAAATTGTTGATACTGAAACATTTGCAGATAAAGATACTGACTTCTCTGCACAATTAACTAAGATTCAACAAGCAAAACCTGATGTTATCGTAGTTGCTTCTCTTTACCAAGAAGGCGCATTAATCATGAAAAAAATGCGTGAAATGGGTATGAATCAACCTGTAATTGGTTCTAATGGTTTCAACAGCCCTGAATTCATTAAAATTGCAGGCGCTGCAGCTGATGGTGTTATCGTAGGTACACCTTGGTTCCCTAACAAAGACGATCAAAAGGTAAAAGACTTCCGTAAAGCTTACAAAGATAAATACGGTAAAGAACCAGACCAATTCGCAGCTCAAGCTTATGATGCTGTATACCTCTATGAAGCAGCTTTGAAAAAAGCAGGTTCTACTACAGATCGTGAAAAATTCCGCGATGCTTTGAAAAATATTGCTGACTTCGTTGGTGTAACTGGTCAATTCAAGTTTAATGAAAAACGCGACCCTTCCATGGAAGTTCAAGTTTTACAAATTAAAAACGGTCAATTTGACGCATTAAAAAAATAA
- a CDS encoding glucose-6-phosphate isomerase, translated as MLRLQSGFELDYDNIYNESCIQERDVNNFERAIQNVWRHTNILRSTGFEEGHVSKDGLPEPVLFYQLPYISEDGINTPAMLKRLYELRDYARHNIDTVVSVGIGGSYLGSKVIFDVQCGAFWNNLSTEERNGYPRMYFAGFNVDGDYLAGLIRTLEYQAQTKGSDYKVMLVITSKSGSTIEPMANFMILEKALQERNINYEVVAVTDMSDDEHPTVLRSMAIENHWKTYSIPYGVGGRFSVFTEVGFVTAALVGFDIEGFLAGAASMDAACQEEDIFKNPALLSALLKYIASERYGRIIEVFMPYGEALHSLSDWYVQLLSESLGKMSNTCLPYGRTPVAAVGTMDMHAQVQEHQEGRLNKVVQFIKVKDWKHNLVVPNTHSQYERLQALGNVGICDILNIALDANREALSSDNRFNMTITVPTLNSFHLGEIMFMHCWAVYFESIFAGVDAFDQPGVEVYKRLIGPKLARAKDTHNS; from the coding sequence ATGTTGCGGTTACAATCGGGGTTCGAGTTAGATTACGATAACATATATAATGAAAGTTGCATACAAGAACGAGACGTAAATAACTTTGAGCGTGCTATACAAAATGTTTGGCGTCATACAAATATTTTGCGTTCTACAGGCTTTGAAGAAGGACATGTTTCTAAGGATGGCTTGCCTGAACCGGTATTGTTTTACCAACTTCCTTATATTTCAGAAGATGGTATCAATACACCTGCAATGTTGAAACGACTTTATGAACTGCGGGACTATGCTCGCCATAATATTGACACAGTTGTATCTGTAGGCATTGGTGGCTCTTACTTGGGGAGTAAGGTTATTTTCGATGTCCAATGTGGTGCGTTTTGGAATAATCTTAGTACGGAAGAACGAAACGGATATCCACGCATGTATTTTGCAGGCTTTAATGTAGATGGTGACTATTTAGCTGGTCTTATTCGCACTTTAGAGTACCAAGCTCAGACAAAAGGATCAGACTATAAGGTGATGCTCGTTATTACATCTAAGTCAGGTTCTACCATCGAGCCAATGGCTAACTTCATGATTTTGGAAAAAGCTTTACAAGAGCGTAATATAAATTATGAAGTGGTAGCTGTTACCGATATGTCTGATGATGAACATCCTACAGTTTTACGCTCTATGGCGATAGAGAATCATTGGAAGACCTATAGTATTCCTTATGGTGTCGGTGGTCGTTTCTCTGTATTTACTGAAGTAGGTTTTGTTACAGCTGCTCTCGTAGGATTTGATATTGAAGGTTTCTTGGCAGGTGCAGCTTCAATGGATGCGGCCTGTCAAGAAGAGGATATTTTTAAAAATCCTGCTTTATTAAGTGCTTTACTAAAATATATTGCGTCTGAACGGTACGGTCGTATTATTGAGGTGTTTATGCCTTATGGTGAAGCGCTTCACTCCTTATCTGATTGGTATGTACAACTATTATCCGAATCTTTAGGGAAGATGAGTAATACTTGCTTACCATATGGTCGTACACCGGTTGCTGCAGTAGGGACTATGGATATGCATGCTCAAGTACAAGAGCATCAAGAGGGCCGTCTTAATAAGGTGGTTCAATTTATTAAGGTTAAGGATTGGAAGCATAATCTTGTAGTGCCTAATACACATAGTCAATATGAACGATTACAAGCACTTGGAAATGTAGGTATTTGTGATATTTTGAATATTGCTTTAGATGCCAATAGAGAGGCCTTATCTAGCGATAATCGTTTTAATATGACGATAACTGTACCAACATTAAATTCATTCCATTTAGGGGAAATTATGTTTATGCATTGTTGGGCAGTTTATTTTGAATCTATTTTTGCTGGTGTTGATGCCTTTGACCAACCAGGGGTTGAAGTTTATAAGCGTCTCATCGGGCCTAAATTAGCTCGTGCAAAGGATACACATAATTCATAA
- a CDS encoding ABC transporter ATP-binding protein has product MLLELNDVSKSFGGVAALTGISFGVKQGEVFGVIGPNGAGKTTLFNLITGVFPVSSGEIVFDGMSVVGIKPHRTVEMGIARTFQNIRLFGNMTALETVLTGMHCRTGSGFLSSFLKTKRQRIEEERCRGIAYEFLKLVGLEEDAEEVATSLPYGKQRRLEIARALATHPQLILLDEPAAGMNDSETEALRQLIGKIRDLGITVVVIEHAMELMMNICDRLVVFNFGKKIAEGTPQEIQNNEAVIEAYLGKEEA; this is encoded by the coding sequence ATGCTATTAGAATTAAATGACGTAAGTAAAAGCTTTGGTGGCGTTGCAGCTCTCACAGGTATATCCTTTGGTGTAAAACAAGGTGAAGTATTTGGTGTTATTGGGCCAAATGGTGCTGGTAAAACTACATTATTTAACTTGATTACTGGTGTATTCCCTGTAAGTTCTGGCGAAATCGTATTTGATGGTATGTCTGTTGTAGGCATCAAGCCGCATAGAACTGTTGAAATGGGGATTGCTCGTACGTTCCAAAATATTCGTCTTTTTGGTAATATGACAGCTCTTGAAACTGTATTAACTGGTATGCATTGTCGTACTGGGTCTGGTTTCTTGTCTAGCTTCTTGAAAACAAAACGTCAACGCATCGAAGAAGAGCGTTGTCGTGGCATTGCGTATGAATTTTTAAAACTCGTAGGTCTTGAAGAAGATGCTGAAGAGGTTGCTACATCTTTGCCTTATGGTAAACAACGTCGCCTTGAAATTGCTCGTGCCTTGGCTACACATCCTCAATTAATTTTGCTAGATGAACCAGCAGCAGGTATGAATGATAGTGAAACAGAAGCGTTACGCCAATTGATTGGTAAAATTCGCGACCTTGGTATTACTGTTGTAGTTATTGAACATGCCATGGAATTAATGATGAATATTTGTGATCGTTTGGTAGTGTTCAACTTTGGTAAAAAGATTGCTGAAGGTACACCTCAAGAAATTCAAAACAATGAGGCTGTAATTGAAGCTTACTTAGGGAAAGAGGAGGCGTAA
- a CDS encoding branched-chain amino acid ABC transporter permease, whose translation MFLQQLVNGLTLGSLYAVLAIGLTLVFGVLNIINMAHGGIFMIGAFVGLFMVTVFDVNIFVALIVAMAVGAILGYLLEFVALRPLRKKKVSHLAPLISTIGVSIFLESLALLLWGPQTRSFPPDYIGGLIDFGAFKISMVQIIGLGVSVVLMLILNIVIKKTKIGKAIRAVSMSTETAALLGINPTMIISVTVMIASALGAAAGVLVGLSFNAIEPTMGVIIGFKGLAVLILGGLGNITGAMVGGFILGVAEIFSVAYGASTFRDAVAFGLIILLLFWRPQGLFGSKDKGGRP comes from the coding sequence GTGTTTTTACAACAATTAGTTAACGGGTTAACCCTCGGTAGCTTATATGCTGTACTCGCTATTGGCTTAACACTTGTGTTTGGCGTTTTAAATATCATCAACATGGCACACGGAGGCATCTTTATGATAGGTGCCTTCGTTGGTCTTTTTATGGTAACTGTTTTTGACGTTAACATTTTTGTAGCCCTTATCGTAGCTATGGCTGTCGGTGCTATCCTCGGTTATCTTTTAGAATTTGTGGCGCTTCGTCCACTACGTAAGAAAAAGGTGTCTCACTTGGCACCACTTATTAGTACCATTGGTGTTTCTATTTTTCTTGAAAGTTTGGCATTATTGCTTTGGGGCCCTCAAACAAGATCTTTCCCACCAGACTATATTGGTGGTCTAATCGACTTTGGAGCTTTCAAAATTTCCATGGTACAAATTATTGGTTTAGGTGTTTCTGTTGTTTTAATGCTAATTCTTAATATAGTTATTAAGAAAACTAAAATTGGTAAGGCTATTCGTGCCGTATCTATGAGCACAGAAACAGCGGCTCTCTTGGGCATTAATCCAACAATGATTATATCTGTTACTGTTATGATTGCATCTGCCTTGGGTGCAGCTGCAGGTGTATTGGTAGGCTTGTCCTTCAATGCTATTGAGCCTACTATGGGTGTTATTATTGGATTTAAAGGCCTTGCCGTACTAATCTTAGGTGGTCTTGGTAATATTACAGGCGCCATGGTTGGTGGTTTTATTTTAGGTGTAGCAGAAATCTTCTCTGTTGCATATGGAGCCTCTACATTCCGTGACGCAGTGGCCTTTGGCCTCATCATCCTATTATTATTCTGGCGCCCACAAGGCTTGTTTGGTTCTAAAGATAAAGGGGGTAGACCTTAA
- a CDS encoding IS1249 family transposase: MRQIKCPDCNETCIKHGVLKSGSQRWFCKHCKVAFTVKINNLSKELSLFLNWLFSTNIQADMPGKGRTFRRKTAKFWSIWPLPPKVEEVHDVVYLDGIYLARNLCVLICCNDTHVLGWYVCRYEHARAWQCLMERIAEPKVVVSDGANGLPKALRKVWPHSSHQRCLFHIFCQVRRYTTSRPKTLAGKDLYTLAKDLFNVKTMDQALVWINELSAWRMTYSDFLREMTIDEFGNKRSTHERLLKAESSLWRLIRQQTLFTFLECIDITVPTTNNRIEGGVNAQLRSMLRSHRGLSLERRLKAVYWWCYMHSPRPLSISDILNCMPTDESIAAIYKRLSDYCQIDRSIPQWGDAPVWNELHMSTDFPTYWD, from the coding sequence ATGCGACAAATAAAATGTCCTGATTGTAATGAAACATGTATTAAACACGGTGTTTTAAAATCTGGTTCTCAGCGTTGGTTTTGCAAACATTGTAAGGTGGCATTTACCGTTAAAATTAATAATTTAAGTAAAGAGTTAAGCCTATTCTTGAATTGGTTATTCAGCACCAATATTCAAGCTGATATGCCTGGTAAAGGTCGTACATTCAGGCGTAAAACCGCTAAATTTTGGTCCATATGGCCATTGCCACCAAAAGTGGAAGAAGTACATGATGTGGTATATCTTGATGGAATTTACTTAGCTAGGAATTTATGTGTTTTGATTTGTTGCAATGATACTCATGTTCTAGGATGGTATGTCTGTCGTTATGAGCATGCTAGAGCTTGGCAGTGTTTAATGGAACGGATTGCCGAACCTAAAGTTGTTGTGTCTGATGGTGCTAATGGTTTGCCTAAAGCATTACGTAAAGTTTGGCCTCATAGCAGTCACCAAAGATGCTTGTTTCACATTTTTTGTCAGGTTAGACGATATACGACAAGTAGACCTAAAACGTTAGCAGGAAAGGATCTTTATACTCTGGCTAAAGATTTATTTAATGTGAAAACAATGGATCAAGCTCTTGTATGGATTAATGAACTTTCAGCGTGGCGAATGACATATTCTGATTTTTTACGAGAAATGACGATTGATGAATTCGGGAACAAACGCTCTACACATGAGCGTTTGCTTAAAGCCGAATCATCATTATGGCGTCTGATTAGGCAACAAACTTTATTTACATTTTTGGAATGTATTGATATTACAGTACCTACAACAAATAATCGTATTGAAGGTGGAGTAAATGCTCAACTAAGAAGTATGTTACGATCTCATAGGGGCCTTTCACTTGAAAGAAGACTAAAAGCGGTCTATTGGTGGTGCTATATGCACTCACCAAGACCGCTTTCTATTTCAGATATATTAAATTGTATGCCTACAGATGAATCGATTGCTGCTATCTACAAACGGTTATCTGATTATTGCCAAATAGATCGCTCAATACCTCAATGGGGTGATGCTCCTGTTTGGAATGAGCTACATATGTCTACAGATTTTCCAACTTATTGGGATTAG
- a CDS encoding ABC-F family ATP-binding cassette domain-containing protein has product MERIRMIGLGKSFGVRQVFSNVSFEIKEGERLALVGPNGAGKSTLLKCILGYEELDEGNVVKSPVASIGYLQQDVNLGDDSLATEIEKAWADVHVLEEQLKELTTRLESEEASESDLQRLDYLQNRLEWLGGYDYEQKTKRIIYGLGFTDEDLDKPASAFSGGQKTRINLAKALVRRPDFLFLDEPTNHLDMDMLEWLEGYLSAYPGGILIVSHDRYFLDRIVTGVVELDNHKATIYRGNYSRYIQQRDERLKADMVAYEKQQEYIKKTEAYIDKYRAGIKSKMARGRQSQLNRLERLDAPVTSHHLQFSFPPAAMSADKVLILDHLSVGYGEDPIIDDISLVVRRGESVALIGPNGAGKSTLVKTIVGELFPENGHVDIGNRVQVGYFSQEHEELHDSWQVVEEVMNHFNYTEEKARNVLGSFLFKGDDVFKIVGDLSGGERARLALLKLFLQGDNFLILDEPTNHLDIPTREIVEEALQQFEGTCFIISHDRYFLDQVSTKTIVLDDGKITEYLGNYSYYKEKLKEQEDLLAIANEQNLENSVSDNKHTSINEPILSVEESTEEPQKKPNAYMIEKQLAEVESEIARLEATMKMYEVQLANPVVQQDLDEMSKISIQIESTQSELDALYEKWERLSE; this is encoded by the coding sequence ATGGAACGCATTCGAATGATAGGCCTTGGAAAATCATTTGGGGTGCGCCAAGTATTTTCCAATGTGTCTTTTGAGATAAAAGAAGGTGAGCGACTAGCCTTGGTAGGACCTAATGGGGCTGGGAAATCCACCTTGTTAAAATGCATATTAGGCTATGAAGAATTAGATGAAGGCAATGTAGTTAAGTCTCCTGTAGCCAGTATTGGTTACTTACAACAAGATGTAAATCTAGGAGATGATAGTTTAGCTACAGAAATTGAAAAAGCTTGGGCCGATGTCCATGTATTAGAGGAGCAACTAAAAGAACTTACCACGCGTTTGGAGTCTGAAGAAGCTAGTGAATCGGATCTGCAGCGATTGGATTATTTGCAAAATCGTTTAGAATGGCTAGGTGGCTATGATTATGAGCAAAAGACTAAACGTATCATTTATGGACTTGGTTTTACCGATGAGGATTTAGATAAGCCAGCTAGTGCTTTTTCTGGTGGTCAAAAGACTCGCATTAATTTAGCTAAAGCCTTGGTACGTCGTCCAGACTTTTTGTTCTTAGACGAGCCAACTAACCATTTAGATATGGACATGTTAGAGTGGCTAGAGGGTTATTTATCTGCCTATCCTGGCGGTATTCTCATCGTCAGCCATGACCGCTATTTTTTAGATCGTATTGTCACTGGTGTTGTAGAACTAGATAACCATAAGGCGACAATCTATCGTGGTAATTACAGCCGCTATATTCAACAACGGGATGAACGTTTGAAAGCAGATATGGTGGCCTATGAGAAACAACAGGAGTACATCAAGAAGACAGAGGCCTATATAGATAAATATCGTGCAGGTATTAAATCTAAAATGGCTCGTGGTCGTCAGTCTCAATTGAATCGTTTAGAACGACTTGATGCACCGGTAACTTCACATCATTTACAATTTTCTTTTCCCCCTGCTGCGATGAGTGCCGATAAGGTTCTTATTCTAGATCATTTATCAGTAGGATATGGTGAAGATCCTATCATTGATGATATATCACTCGTAGTACGACGTGGAGAATCAGTAGCCCTTATTGGACCTAACGGGGCTGGTAAATCGACACTCGTAAAAACTATAGTAGGTGAATTATTCCCTGAGAATGGTCACGTAGATATTGGTAACCGCGTACAAGTGGGATACTTCTCACAAGAGCATGAGGAATTACATGATTCTTGGCAGGTAGTAGAAGAGGTTATGAACCATTTTAACTATACTGAAGAAAAAGCCCGCAATGTATTAGGCTCATTCCTATTTAAAGGGGATGATGTATTTAAGATAGTAGGAGACTTATCCGGTGGTGAGAGAGCTCGGTTAGCATTGTTAAAATTATTCCTTCAAGGAGATAATTTCCTTATCTTAGACGAACCGACAAACCATTTAGATATTCCAACGCGTGAAATTGTGGAAGAAGCATTACAACAATTTGAAGGTACTTGCTTTATTATTTCTCATGACAGATATTTTTTGGATCAAGTTTCTACAAAAACCATTGTTCTAGATGATGGAAAAATTACTGAATATCTCGGTAATTACTCGTATTACAAAGAAAAGTTAAAAGAACAGGAAGATTTGTTAGCCATAGCTAACGAGCAAAACTTAGAAAACAGTGTTAGTGATAATAAACATACTTCTATTAATGAACCTATACTTTCAGTAGAAGAATCTACAGAGGAGCCTCAGAAGAAGCCGAATGCCTATATGATAGAAAAGCAATTAGCTGAGGTGGAATCTGAAATTGCTCGATTAGAAGCAACTATGAAAATGTATGAAGTTCAATTAGCTAATCCTGTAGTACAGCAAGATTTAGATGAAATGTCCAAAATTTCCATACAAATTGAATCAACACAAAGTGAGTTAGATGCATTATATGAAAAATGGGAACGACTATCTGAATAA
- a CDS encoding type II secretion system protein GspD, whose amino-acid sequence MFLYASLGESSIVLASNTGPAVTTNLESDRDSLDREISNGKSNNNNDIEKDNVINEKGELRKSKGSITISVRNASLKETVLGICRSYRISVMGVESLTGNITATVQGETPEDLIKELGRLYHFSVSKQYNTILIEPDDKALENRELYVITPEHLPAESLKNIMGTVVKHDKMAVLSEQNEVIMHLTSGEKRRVETLVKAIDKEPKQVQLEATVIAMEQSYAKEQGIRWSWLSLTGHGEDKTNSYGAVTFGKTPGGEAYKFFVKPELSLMESSGKAALIAKPSIMALNGETAHILIGERIPVIEESEVNGERKRSTRYEEVGIKLNYTPIITGDGGVDAKIHAEVSTPIMVSEMKAYKISTRQAHTRVRLQPGEVLVIGGLMDNRDQHQIQKVPILGDIPLLGKLFRHSRKTKDSIEMLILVRAIVV is encoded by the coding sequence ATGTTTCTATATGCATCATTAGGGGAATCTTCTATAGTATTAGCGAGTAATACAGGGCCAGCAGTAACTACTAATCTAGAAAGCGATAGGGACTCACTAGATAGAGAAATTAGTAATGGTAAATCAAATAATAATAATGACATAGAAAAGGATAACGTAATTAATGAAAAGGGCGAGCTGAGAAAATCAAAAGGATCAATTACGATATCCGTTCGTAATGCTTCTCTAAAAGAAACAGTATTAGGGATTTGTCGGAGTTATCGTATATCTGTTATGGGTGTAGAATCTTTAACAGGTAACATTACGGCTACTGTGCAAGGTGAAACACCAGAGGATCTTATAAAAGAATTAGGAAGGCTATATCATTTTTCCGTTTCAAAACAATATAATACGATTCTTATTGAGCCAGATGACAAAGCACTTGAAAATAGAGAATTATATGTTATAACACCGGAGCATTTGCCAGCAGAGTCTTTAAAAAATATAATGGGCACTGTTGTGAAACATGATAAAATGGCGGTACTTTCAGAACAAAATGAAGTGATTATGCATTTGACCAGTGGAGAGAAACGGCGTGTAGAAACACTGGTTAAAGCTATAGATAAGGAGCCTAAGCAAGTACAATTAGAAGCGACAGTCATTGCTATGGAACAATCTTATGCAAAGGAGCAAGGCATTCGGTGGTCGTGGCTTAGCTTGACAGGACATGGTGAAGATAAAACTAATTCTTACGGGGCCGTTACCTTTGGTAAAACACCCGGTGGTGAAGCCTATAAATTTTTTGTGAAACCCGAGTTGAGTCTTATGGAAAGTTCCGGTAAAGCCGCGCTAATTGCTAAGCCATCTATTATGGCCTTAAATGGTGAAACAGCACATATCTTGATCGGTGAACGTATCCCTGTTATAGAAGAGTCCGAAGTGAATGGCGAACGTAAGCGTTCTACACGTTATGAAGAGGTGGGGATTAAGTTAAACTACACGCCTATTATTACTGGGGATGGCGGTGTAGATGCAAAAATTCACGCTGAAGTAAGTACACCTATCATGGTATCCGAAATGAAAGCTTATAAAATTAGTACGCGGCAAGCACATACACGGGTGCGGTTACAACCTGGAGAGGTACTCGTTATAGGTGGACTTATGGATAATCGCGATCAACATCAAATTCAAAAAGTACCTATTTTAGGAGATATTCCTTTACTAGGTAAATTATTCCGACATAGTAGAAAAACAAAAGATTCTATAGAGATGCTAATATTAGTTCGGGCAATTGTGGTATAA
- a CDS encoding branched-chain amino acid ABC transporter permease — protein MDLLNPYYLQIVMFFIINAIMGISIYFTLASGQLSLGAAGFMSVGAYVGAILSLKADLPIVVGIIIGGLVASLVAVIIGLPTTRLRGLYLAIATLGFGEVVRVIFLNLDITNGALGLSGIPSIPQELTNLAYELDIDGLMGIDAVAWGNLMAIIILLIILVLIIAFCVRINNSRVGRAFAAIKADDHAAELMGINVVYYKMMAFIIGAFIAGIGGGLYAHITNFINPTDFSYHKVVQILLFPVFGGSNVVWGSVLGSFILTLLPEVLRFLSDYRDIIYGALLVILMAVRPDGILTESMVDKISRKLGFKKAPYIPESQVLTERFEAYKRKQEEKQG, from the coding sequence ATGGATTTATTAAACCCGTATTATCTACAGATCGTGATGTTCTTCATCATCAATGCCATCATGGGTATTTCTATTTACTTCACACTTGCAAGTGGTCAGCTTTCTTTAGGGGCTGCTGGTTTTATGAGTGTTGGTGCATACGTAGGGGCTATCCTTTCTTTGAAAGCTGATTTGCCTATCGTTGTAGGCATCATTATTGGTGGCCTAGTTGCTAGCCTTGTAGCCGTTATTATCGGCTTACCAACAACACGTCTTCGCGGTTTATATCTTGCCATTGCTACTCTTGGTTTTGGCGAAGTTGTGCGTGTTATTTTCTTGAATTTGGACATTACTAATGGTGCGTTAGGCCTTTCTGGTATTCCATCTATTCCTCAAGAATTAACAAATTTAGCCTATGAACTTGATATCGATGGTTTAATGGGCATCGATGCTGTTGCATGGGGCAACTTAATGGCTATTATTATTTTGCTAATCATTTTAGTATTGATTATTGCCTTCTGTGTGCGCATTAATAATAGTCGTGTTGGTCGTGCCTTTGCAGCGATTAAGGCGGATGATCATGCAGCAGAATTAATGGGGATTAACGTTGTATACTACAAGATGATGGCCTTTATCATTGGTGCTTTCATCGCCGGTATTGGCGGTGGTTTGTATGCTCATATTACAAACTTTATCAATCCTACAGACTTTAGCTATCACAAGGTAGTACAAATCTTATTGTTCCCTGTATTTGGTGGTTCTAATGTAGTATGGGGCTCCGTATTAGGTTCTTTTATTCTTACATTATTGCCAGAAGTATTACGCTTCTTATCCGATTATCGGGACATCATCTATGGTGCATTACTAGTCATCTTGATGGCAGTTCGTCCAGATGGTATTTTAACAGAATCTATGGTAGACAAAATTAGTCGTAAATTAGGCTTTAAGAAAGCACCATATATTCCTGAATCACAAGTATTAACAGAACGTTTTGAAGCGTATAAACGTAAACAAGAAGAAAAACAAGGATAG
- the galE gene encoding UDP-glucose 4-epimerase GalE, translating to MNILVTGGAGYIGSHTVRALQQAGYTPIIVDNLSRGHVESIPEGVQFYNMDIADPKLVDIMKGHNIIGVMHFAAHSQVGESMVNPAIYYENNVVGSYHLIESARNAGVKHFVFSSTAAVYGEPEIVPIREDAPLHPTNVYGRTKLMIEEMLSDYSAIYGSTYVALRYFNAAGADSSGTIGEDHHPETHLIPLVLDAARGKREHITVFGTDYNTADGTCVRDYIHVNDLATAHVLAMDYLRNGGESQVFNLGSGNGFSVKEIIETAKEVTGIDIPVQYGDRRAGDPGTLIASSEKIKELLGWDPKFSNVADVIKDAWKWHTSHPDGFKSK from the coding sequence ATGAATATTTTAGTAACAGGTGGGGCTGGCTATATTGGGAGTCATACTGTACGTGCCTTACAACAAGCAGGTTATACACCAATCATTGTAGATAATTTATCTCGCGGACATGTAGAATCTATTCCTGAAGGGGTACAGTTCTACAATATGGATATAGCAGATCCAAAATTAGTAGATATTATGAAAGGTCATAATATCATTGGTGTTATGCATTTTGCGGCTCATTCACAGGTCGGTGAATCTATGGTAAATCCAGCTATTTATTATGAAAATAATGTAGTTGGCTCATATCATCTTATTGAGTCTGCTCGTAATGCTGGTGTAAAACATTTTGTATTTTCCAGTACAGCTGCTGTTTATGGGGAACCAGAGATAGTGCCAATTCGTGAAGATGCGCCATTGCATCCAACTAATGTATATGGTCGTACTAAACTGATGATTGAAGAAATGCTATCTGATTATAGTGCTATTTATGGTTCTACGTATGTTGCATTGCGTTATTTTAATGCGGCTGGCGCAGATTCGTCTGGTACGATTGGGGAAGATCATCATCCGGAAACACATTTGATTCCGCTTGTGCTAGATGCAGCTCGTGGTAAAAGAGAGCACATAACTGTTTTTGGTACTGATTATAATACAGCTGATGGTACATGTGTACGCGATTATATTCATGTTAATGATTTGGCTACAGCTCATGTGTTAGCAATGGATTATTTGCGTAACGGTGGTGAATCTCAAGTGTTTAATCTTGGTAGTGGCAATGGCTTCTCCGTTAAGGAAATTATTGAAACTGCTAAAGAGGTAACTGGTATCGATATTCCTGTTCAATATGGTGATCGTCGTGCTGGCGATCCAGGTACATTGATTGCTTCCTCTGAAAAAATTAAAGAATTACTTGGTTGGGATCCTAAATTCAGTAATGTAGCCGATGTTATCAAAGATGCTTGGAAATGGCATACATCTCATCCTGATGGTTTTAAAAGCAAATAA